The following proteins are encoded in a genomic region of Primulina huaijiensis isolate GDHJ02 chromosome 3, ASM1229523v2, whole genome shotgun sequence:
- the LOC140973284 gene encoding DNA-repair protein XRCC1 isoform X1 yields MKPHESRHCHVSETQRLEGFYQAIIIKSGTMSSRGGNSHGTARKRNLPSWMSSKEDENDGDEKTNQPRSKGKSKKEQSPVEAERKGSLDFSKLMEGVVFVLSGFVNPERGILRSHMLEMGAEYQPDWDSNSTLLVCAFPNTPKFRQVEADDGTIISKDWISQCYNQRKLVDIESYLLNVGKPWRKQHISHETSQDIKIPMPKKSLKQEEKGSHSKKSIASSKMKSCFSPPKVKKWAVEDLKRTISWLENQDEKPDPHEINNIASEGILTCLQDAIDALKQGQDIQAIAEAWACVPRLVKELAELDSATASKASLSKEDLCREAMVCKQIYELEFLNVQPQSFGNKKAPKDQEKYARDVASYDSDETIEMTEEEIDEAYNSIASTL; encoded by the exons ATGAAACCACACGAGTCACGACATTGTCATGTGAG TGAGACACAGAGGCTTGAGGGGTTTTATCAGGCAATTATCATCAAGTCCGGCACAATGTCGAGCCGAGGTGGCAACAGTCATGGAACTGCAAGGAAACGTAATTTACCCTCATGGATGAGTTCTAAAGAAGATGAAAATGATGGTGATGAAAAAACCAACCAACCAAGAAGCAAGGGCAAATCCAAGAAGGAGCAAAGCCCCGTTGAGGCAGAAAGGAAAGGCAGTTTGGATTTCTCAAAGCTTATG GAAGGAGTAGTGTTTGTGCTATCAGGTTTTGTGAATCCAGAGCGTGGTATTCTACGGTCACATATGCTGGAAATGGGTGCAGAATATCAACCTGATTGGGATTCGAATAGCACCCTCTTAGTATGTGCTTTTCCTAACACACCAAAGTTTAGGCAAGTTGAAGCTGATGATGGAACTATTATATCAAAG GATTGGATATCGCAGTGTTATAATCAAAGAAAACTTGTCGATATAGAATCATATTTATTGAATGTGGGCAAACCATGGAGGAAGCAACACATTTCTCATGAAACCAGCCAAG ACATAAAAATTCCGATGCCTAAGAAATCTTTGAAACAAGAAGAGAAGGGCTCACATTCGAAGAAGAGTATTGCATCTTCCAAG ATGAAAAGTTGCTTTTCTCCTCCAAAAGTTAAGAAGTGGGCTGTTGAAGATTTGAAACGAACCATATCATGGCTTGAAAATCAAGACGAAAAG CCAGATCCCCACGAGATAAATAACATAGCTTCTGAAGGAATCCTAACATGTTTGCAAGATGCCATAGATGCCCTCAAGCAAGGACAG GACATCCAAGCTATAGCTGAAGCATGGGCATGCGTTCCTCGATTAGTGAAGGAGCTGGCAGAATTGGACTCAGCAACAGCCTCTAAGGCTTCACTTAGCAAAGAAGATCTCTGCAGGGAAGCTATGGTCTGTAAACAAATCTACGAGCTCGAATTTCTCAACGTGCAGCCCCAATCTTTTGGGAACAAGAAAGCTCCTAAGGATCAAGAGAAGTATGCCAGAGATGTCGCCTCTTATGACAGTGATGAAACGATTGAGATGACAGAAGAGGAGATTGATGAAGCTTATAACTCCATAGCTTCTACCCTGTAA
- the LOC140973284 gene encoding DNA-repair protein XRCC1 isoform X2, with translation MSSRGGNSHGTARKRNLPSWMSSKEDENDGDEKTNQPRSKGKSKKEQSPVEAERKGSLDFSKLMEGVVFVLSGFVNPERGILRSHMLEMGAEYQPDWDSNSTLLVCAFPNTPKFRQVEADDGTIISKDWISQCYNQRKLVDIESYLLNVGKPWRKQHISHETSQDIKIPMPKKSLKQEEKGSHSKKSIASSKMKSCFSPPKVKKWAVEDLKRTISWLENQDEKPDPHEINNIASEGILTCLQDAIDALKQGQDIQAIAEAWACVPRLVKELAELDSATASKASLSKEDLCREAMVCKQIYELEFLNVQPQSFGNKKAPKDQEKYARDVASYDSDETIEMTEEEIDEAYNSIASTL, from the exons ATGTCGAGCCGAGGTGGCAACAGTCATGGAACTGCAAGGAAACGTAATTTACCCTCATGGATGAGTTCTAAAGAAGATGAAAATGATGGTGATGAAAAAACCAACCAACCAAGAAGCAAGGGCAAATCCAAGAAGGAGCAAAGCCCCGTTGAGGCAGAAAGGAAAGGCAGTTTGGATTTCTCAAAGCTTATG GAAGGAGTAGTGTTTGTGCTATCAGGTTTTGTGAATCCAGAGCGTGGTATTCTACGGTCACATATGCTGGAAATGGGTGCAGAATATCAACCTGATTGGGATTCGAATAGCACCCTCTTAGTATGTGCTTTTCCTAACACACCAAAGTTTAGGCAAGTTGAAGCTGATGATGGAACTATTATATCAAAG GATTGGATATCGCAGTGTTATAATCAAAGAAAACTTGTCGATATAGAATCATATTTATTGAATGTGGGCAAACCATGGAGGAAGCAACACATTTCTCATGAAACCAGCCAAG ACATAAAAATTCCGATGCCTAAGAAATCTTTGAAACAAGAAGAGAAGGGCTCACATTCGAAGAAGAGTATTGCATCTTCCAAG ATGAAAAGTTGCTTTTCTCCTCCAAAAGTTAAGAAGTGGGCTGTTGAAGATTTGAAACGAACCATATCATGGCTTGAAAATCAAGACGAAAAG CCAGATCCCCACGAGATAAATAACATAGCTTCTGAAGGAATCCTAACATGTTTGCAAGATGCCATAGATGCCCTCAAGCAAGGACAG GACATCCAAGCTATAGCTGAAGCATGGGCATGCGTTCCTCGATTAGTGAAGGAGCTGGCAGAATTGGACTCAGCAACAGCCTCTAAGGCTTCACTTAGCAAAGAAGATCTCTGCAGGGAAGCTATGGTCTGTAAACAAATCTACGAGCTCGAATTTCTCAACGTGCAGCCCCAATCTTTTGGGAACAAGAAAGCTCCTAAGGATCAAGAGAAGTATGCCAGAGATGTCGCCTCTTATGACAGTGATGAAACGATTGAGATGACAGAAGAGGAGATTGATGAAGCTTATAACTCCATAGCTTCTACCCTGTAA
- the LOC140973280 gene encoding histone-lysine N-methyltransferase ASHR2: protein MSENNLLMKMVDMKDKGRALVASQPLKAGQIILRDSPILLYSAIPLGGGGAAGCYCCHCFRTIPPNCTTIASCPRCSNASIFCSPQCLSVAISTSHSPFVCQALSIIQASNSPLLHHNHDRQLQARFLVAAYNLGMVSPSLFQTLLSLQGEPIIDDASNFLHSLISSVCYPFLDNLKTGFSLDLTASLLSKDKINAFGLMDPFNQDKERSVRAYVIYPMASFFNHDCLPNACRFDYVDSNSGCDSNTDIVVRLIHDVPEGREICVSYFPVNLKYSERQKRLKEDYGFSCDCDRCKVEANWSDNEEEGEEDMEAEEDMEEDGDDIGEEDSVMDQENNDFPHAYFFMRYMCNKDNCWGTLAPLPPADALISTVMECNVCGNLSNSDDLMNGNL, encoded by the coding sequence atgtctgaaaataatttattgatgaaaatggtGGATATGAAGGACAAAGGAAGAGCTTTGGTCGCTTCCCAGCCGCTAAAAGCTGGCCAAATTATCCTCCGCGACTCCCCCATCCTCCTCTACTCTGCAATCCCTCTTGGAGGAGGAGGCGCCGCCGGATGTTACTGTTGCCATTGCTTTAGAACAATCCCCCCAAACTGCACGACTATTGCATCTTGCCCTCGTTGCTCAAATGCATCAATTTTCTGCTCTCCACAATGCCTTTCCGTTGCGATTTCCACCTCACACTCTCCTTTCGTCTGCCAAGCTCTATCGATCATTCAAGCCTCCAATTCTCCGCTTCTCCATCACAACCACGACCGCCAGTTACAAGCCCGGTTCCTCGTGGCTGCGTACAATCTTGGAATGGTGTCTCCTTCCCTTTTTCAGACTCTTTTGTCACTGCAAGGTGAACCTATTATCGATGATGCATCAAACTTCCTGCATTCTTTGATTTCTTCAGTTTGTTACCCTTTTCTTGATAATTTAAAAACGGGGTTCTCATTGGACCTGACTGCATCTCTTTTGTCTAAGGACAAAATCAATGCGTTTGGATTGATGGATCCCTTTAATCAAGATAAAGAGAGGTCTGTTAGGGCGTATGTAATTTACCCAATGGCCTCGTTTTTCAACCACGATTGTCTCCCTAATGCTTGTAGATTCGACTATGTTGATTCGAACTCTGGTTGTGATAGTAATACTGACATTGTTGTGAGATTAATTCATGATGTTCCCGAGGGTAGAGAGATTTGCGTTAGCTACTTCCCTGTCAATCTTAAGTATTCTGAAAGGCAAAAAAGATTAAAGGAAGATTATGGCTTTTCGTGTGACTGCGATCGATGCAAAGTCGAGGCTAATTGGTCTGACAATGAGGAGGAAGGAGAGGAAGATATGGAGGCTGAGGAGGACATGGAAGAGGATGGTGATGATATTGGGGAAGAGGATTCTGTAATGGATCAAGAAAACAATGATTTCCCTCATGCTTATTTCTTCATGAGATATATGTGTAATAAGGACAATTGCTGGGGTACATTGGCTCCTCTTCCTCCTGCCGATGCTCTAATTTCAACAGTCATGGAGTGCAATGTTTGTGGCAATTTGAGCAACTCGGACGAtctgatgaatggaaatttgTAG